A stretch of the Tannerella serpentiformis genome encodes the following:
- a CDS encoding hemolysin family protein produces MEIILILGLILLNGLLSMAEISLVSARKARLESQVKKGKRSAQKALDLAQKPDQFLSTTQIGITLIGILTGLFSGEAFARDLAGVLARVPGLEPYAVGISKLTIVVIVTYLTLVLGELVPKRIGMNFAEQVAELVARPMDILSKVASPIVWVLSKSTQGVILLLGLNRTGENKVTEEEIRAVVQEGFDSGEVQDVEQDIVERVFTLGDRDVGSIMTHRSDLIWLNMQDGMDAIRRKVKENLYNVYPVASERFDNIVGVVFLKDLFGRIDQPDFTLQQVLRPAQFVPESQSVYNALEQFKQARVKYGIVTDEFGGVQGLVTLADIVEALIGQLPDVDEELEIKQRADGSWLVDGQYSFYNFLEYFDMEDLYADYDYNTLSGLILELLERVPKTGDTFSWQCFDFEIVDMDRARIDKVLVKKHPVANT; encoded by the coding sequence ATGGAAATCATTCTCATCCTCGGACTCATCCTCCTCAACGGACTGCTTTCGATGGCCGAGATCTCGCTCGTATCGGCCCGCAAAGCCAGACTCGAATCGCAGGTCAAGAAGGGCAAGCGCTCGGCGCAGAAGGCCCTAGACCTGGCCCAGAAGCCCGATCAGTTCCTCTCCACCACCCAGATCGGCATTACGCTCATCGGCATCCTCACGGGTCTCTTCTCTGGCGAGGCTTTCGCCCGAGATCTGGCCGGTGTGCTCGCCCGTGTGCCGGGGCTTGAGCCTTATGCGGTCGGGATATCCAAGCTGACGATCGTTGTCATTGTCACCTACCTCACGCTTGTGCTCGGTGAGCTTGTGCCGAAGCGTATCGGAATGAATTTCGCTGAGCAGGTGGCCGAACTTGTGGCTCGGCCGATGGACATCCTCTCCAAGGTGGCTTCGCCGATCGTATGGGTGCTTTCGAAGAGTACGCAGGGCGTGATCCTCCTGCTCGGGCTCAATCGCACGGGCGAGAATAAGGTGACCGAGGAGGAGATTCGGGCCGTCGTGCAAGAAGGCTTCGACAGCGGCGAGGTGCAAGACGTGGAGCAGGACATCGTGGAGCGCGTCTTCACCCTCGGCGACCGCGACGTCGGCTCGATCATGACCCACCGCAGCGACCTCATTTGGCTCAACATGCAGGACGGCATGGACGCCATCCGTCGGAAGGTCAAGGAGAACCTTTACAACGTCTACCCCGTAGCCTCGGAACGCTTCGACAACATTGTCGGCGTGGTCTTCCTCAAGGATTTATTCGGGCGCATTGATCAGCCCGACTTCACGCTGCAGCAGGTGCTCCGTCCGGCACAGTTCGTCCCCGAGAGCCAGAGCGTCTACAACGCCCTCGAACAGTTCAAACAAGCGCGAGTGAAGTACGGCATCGTCACCGATGAATTTGGTGGCGTGCAGGGGCTCGTCACACTGGCCGATATTGTGGAGGCACTCATTGGTCAATTGCCCGACGTGGACGAGGAGTTAGAGATCAAGCAGCGCGCCGATGGCAGTTGGCTCGTCGACGGACAATACTCCTTCTACAACTTCCTCGAGTATTTCGACATGGAGGATCTCTATGCCGACTACGACTACAACACCCTCAGCGGCCTGATCCTCGAGCTGCTTGAGCGCGTGCCCAAAACGGGCGACACGTTCAGCTGGCAGTGCTTCGACTTCGAGATTGTCGACATGGATCGCGCCCGCATCGACAAAGTGCTGGTCAAGAAGCATCCCGTGGCGAACACCTGA
- a CDS encoding L-serine ammonia-lyase, whose translation MKSLRELYKIGNGPSSSHTMGPQRAARAFAADSPGAHAFRVTLYGSLAATGRGHLTDQAILQVLQPLAPTEIVWRPDVVLPFHPNGMCFEALEADGETVALSRTVYSIGGGALSDGHSRAETTPDIYPLTTIADILARCEREGSTYWEYVEECEGAGIWDYLREVWQVMCAGIERGLNNEGVLPGGIGVRRKAATYYVKAKGYIGSLNSRGHIYAYALATSEENASGGRIVTAPTCGSSGVLPAVLYHIAKAHESREIRILRALATAGLFGNIAKENASISGAEVGCQGEVGVACAMAAAAACQLFGGTPGQIEYAAEMALEHHLGLTCDPVCGLVQVPCIERNAVAAARALDANVYAVYSDGKHRVSYDRVVEVMKETGHDIPSLYKETSEGGLAKNAIL comes from the coding sequence ATGAAATCGCTCAGAGAACTTTACAAGATTGGTAACGGGCCCTCCAGCAGCCATACGATGGGCCCCCAACGGGCCGCCCGAGCCTTCGCCGCGGACTCGCCCGGCGCACACGCCTTCCGTGTCACCCTCTACGGCAGCCTGGCTGCCACCGGACGCGGTCACTTGACCGACCAAGCCATCCTCCAAGTGCTTCAACCCCTCGCGCCGACGGAGATCGTCTGGCGCCCGGACGTCGTACTCCCCTTCCATCCGAACGGCATGTGCTTCGAGGCCCTCGAGGCCGACGGAGAGACCGTCGCACTCAGCCGCACCGTCTACAGCATCGGCGGCGGAGCCCTCTCCGACGGCCATTCGCGCGCCGAAACGACGCCCGACATCTACCCCCTGACCACCATCGCCGACATCCTCGCCCGCTGCGAACGCGAGGGCAGCACCTATTGGGAGTACGTCGAGGAATGTGAGGGCGCGGGCATCTGGGACTACCTCCGGGAGGTCTGGCAGGTCATGTGCGCGGGCATCGAACGGGGGTTGAACAACGAGGGCGTCCTGCCCGGCGGCATCGGTGTGCGCCGCAAAGCCGCCACGTACTACGTCAAGGCCAAGGGTTACATCGGCAGCCTCAATTCGCGCGGCCACATCTATGCTTACGCCTTGGCCACGTCCGAAGAGAACGCCTCGGGCGGCCGCATCGTCACTGCGCCCACATGCGGCTCCAGCGGCGTGCTGCCCGCCGTGCTCTATCACATCGCTAAGGCACACGAATCCCGAGAAATCCGCATCCTGCGGGCCTTAGCGACGGCCGGTTTGTTTGGAAACATCGCCAAGGAGAACGCCTCGATCTCCGGCGCAGAGGTGGGTTGCCAGGGGGAGGTCGGCGTGGCCTGCGCCATGGCCGCCGCAGCCGCCTGTCAGCTCTTCGGCGGCACCCCGGGACAGATCGAATATGCGGCCGAGATGGCCCTCGAACATCACCTCGGCCTCACCTGCGACCCCGTCTGCGGCCTCGTGCAAGTGCCCTGCATCGAGCGCAACGCCGTGGCCGCCGCGCGCGCCCTCGACGCGAACGTCTATGCGGTCTACTCCGACGGCAAACACCGCGTCAGCTACGACCGCGTGGTGGAAGTCATGAAAGAGACGGGCCACGACATCCCCAGCCTCTACAAAGAGACCTCCGAGGGAGGGCTGGCCAAGAACGCAATCCTCTAA
- a CDS encoding head GIN domain-containing protein, protein MESRTVKISLVAAAALLVTTGCIARGLRREKGPSVEQTREVAAYTAIQTGGGIDVVLSDELKAGQIVVVASEKMQDQILTEVEGGELNIRLRPSLLGWFGPGPMKVIVPNTGTLTRLRASGGSDIWADQVMLRGSSLEIGCSGGSDFKGKVTVNELDVACSGGSDFKGEVTATTCRFEASGGSDLALSGSAKECQVDLSGGSDMDAKRFEVGDYELSASGGSDATVLCTGHLTASASGGSDVRYSGDCQATTSDDVSSSVKRRR, encoded by the coding sequence ATGGAATCAAGAACAGTGAAGATCAGCTTGGTGGCTGCGGCTGCCTTACTTGTGACAACGGGATGCATCGCCCGCGGACTGCGACGCGAAAAGGGCCCGTCCGTGGAACAAACGCGTGAGGTGGCTGCCTACACGGCCATCCAAACGGGCGGCGGCATCGATGTGGTACTCTCCGACGAACTGAAGGCGGGCCAAATCGTGGTCGTGGCCAGTGAAAAGATGCAAGATCAGATCCTCACGGAGGTGGAGGGTGGCGAACTGAATATCCGTCTGCGGCCCTCACTCCTCGGGTGGTTCGGTCCGGGACCGATGAAGGTCATCGTGCCCAACACGGGCACCCTCACGCGGCTCCGGGCGTCGGGTGGCAGCGACATTTGGGCCGATCAGGTCATGCTGCGCGGCAGCTCGCTGGAGATCGGATGCTCCGGCGGATCGGATTTTAAGGGCAAGGTCACGGTCAATGAGCTTGACGTGGCTTGCAGCGGCGGCTCGGACTTCAAGGGCGAAGTGACCGCTACGACCTGCCGCTTCGAGGCCTCGGGCGGCTCCGATCTCGCGCTCTCCGGCAGCGCCAAGGAGTGCCAAGTGGACCTCTCCGGCGGATCAGACATGGACGCCAAGCGCTTCGAGGTCGGCGACTATGAGCTCTCAGCCAGCGGCGGGAGCGACGCCACGGTGCTCTGCACGGGCCATCTGACCGCCTCAGCCTCGGGCGGCTCCGACGTGCGCTACTCGGGGGACTGCCAGGCGACGACGTCGGACGACGTCTCGTCCAGTGTCAAGCGTCGGCGCTGA
- a CDS encoding FtsX-like permease family protein, with amino-acid sequence MILLRRLLKSKSLRMVNVAGLAVVFACMLLSYAYVAYECSYDRFHTKADRIYRLSLRTEGEPVDVRIHGFETADARTAGVSGIESVVRMYKADGCEIRHEGHIDLPGPFYFVSGNFLDVFDLRLIDGDPRTALDTPDKVLISRSYARRLFGEASAVGRELTLAGGRLYADRQMFVGGVYEDLPETSHFHSDLFVRLPDEDAGMFTYVYLLLSPGTRPDAVARGIAANMRRLGATDDPRPESPMLFPLTDIHLRSHFQREHEPNGNILYLYLIAGANVMLLVIVLFNLWLNAGLIFAFNRRYYQLLRLNGASSRRVLIDEMMIAGVVGGLAVAAGWGLAQVVAARWAGAVPVGVVVGMSAAFVAIVVGVSVVPVVARMSSTRFLSMRADPRGGGVALSGVKYMLIGQYAIVLFVTIVSVCISRQVGRIRSSQVGGREPAVLVMQSQPIDVTRRFGLLRSELLKQPGIEAVTTAMQLPGSAIRDGVMVQKEGESEDNVRRLAVLVVGDDFLPFFRLRPVAGEAFGRLHHTADEEERMLVAAAQGHRTDNGSEQYIVNRSAAEALGFRTPDEAIGQQLRIRTGNGGLDYIDRGTIVGVTDDFNYTTSFEVTQPLLVVHRAFFQHCLMVRLDPDRRDEALDSFRRVWAAVNPGYPAQYTYLSDVYDGVYASERYAERLTRIFAALCLAVATLGLIIVMAFVIRRRTKEIGIRKINGARPSDIVRMLNYRFVLWIGVAFLLAAPAAYLLMTRWLENFAAPAPLDWWLFGLTGLGVLVISVAAVSWQSWRAATINPVDTLKLE; translated from the coding sequence ATGATCCTTCTGAGACGATTACTAAAAAGCAAGTCCCTGCGCATGGTGAACGTGGCGGGGCTAGCGGTGGTCTTTGCTTGCATGCTCTTGTCGTATGCCTACGTGGCTTACGAATGCAGCTACGATCGCTTCCACACGAAGGCCGACCGCATCTATCGGCTCTCGCTGCGCACGGAGGGCGAGCCCGTCGACGTGCGTATTCATGGCTTTGAGACGGCCGACGCGCGGACGGCGGGCGTCAGCGGCATTGAGTCTGTGGTGCGGATGTACAAGGCCGACGGCTGCGAGATCCGCCACGAGGGCCACATCGACCTGCCCGGACCCTTCTACTTCGTGAGCGGAAACTTCCTCGACGTCTTCGACCTCCGACTGATCGACGGCGATCCCCGCACGGCGCTCGACACGCCCGACAAGGTCCTGATCAGTCGCAGCTATGCCCGCCGACTCTTCGGCGAGGCGTCGGCCGTGGGGCGTGAGCTGACGCTGGCTGGTGGACGACTGTATGCCGACCGCCAGATGTTCGTGGGCGGTGTGTATGAAGATCTGCCTGAGACGTCGCACTTCCACTCCGACCTGTTCGTGCGGCTGCCGGACGAGGATGCGGGCATGTTCACCTACGTCTACCTGCTGCTTAGCCCCGGCACACGCCCGGACGCCGTCGCACGAGGCATCGCCGCCAACATGCGCCGGCTGGGCGCTACGGACGATCCGCGGCCCGAGAGCCCGATGCTTTTCCCCCTCACCGACATCCACCTGCGCAGCCACTTCCAACGCGAACACGAGCCCAACGGAAACATCCTTTACCTCTACCTCATTGCCGGCGCTAACGTCATGCTGCTCGTGATCGTCCTCTTCAACCTCTGGCTTAACGCCGGACTGATCTTCGCCTTCAACCGACGCTATTACCAACTGCTGAGGCTGAATGGCGCCTCGTCGCGTCGGGTGCTCATCGACGAGATGATGATCGCCGGCGTCGTCGGAGGGCTGGCGGTGGCCGCCGGATGGGGGTTGGCGCAGGTCGTGGCGGCGCGATGGGCCGGAGCGGTCCCTGTCGGCGTGGTCGTGGGGATGAGCGCGGCGTTCGTGGCGATCGTCGTGGGCGTCTCCGTAGTGCCAGTCGTTGCGCGGATGTCGTCCACGCGGTTCCTGAGCATGCGGGCCGATCCGCGCGGTGGGGGCGTGGCGCTGTCGGGCGTCAAATACATGCTTATTGGGCAGTATGCCATTGTGCTTTTCGTGACGATCGTCAGTGTGTGCATCTCGCGACAGGTGGGGCGGATCCGCAGCTCGCAAGTGGGCGGACGAGAGCCGGCCGTGCTCGTCATGCAGTCGCAACCGATCGACGTCACGCGGCGCTTCGGGCTCTTGCGCTCCGAACTGCTGAAGCAACCGGGTATCGAGGCCGTGACGACGGCCATGCAGCTGCCCGGATCTGCCATCCGTGACGGGGTGATGGTGCAAAAAGAAGGCGAGAGCGAGGACAACGTGCGCCGCCTCGCTGTGCTGGTGGTGGGCGACGACTTCCTGCCCTTCTTTCGACTCCGCCCCGTGGCCGGCGAAGCCTTCGGGCGACTGCACCACACGGCCGATGAGGAGGAGCGCATGCTGGTCGCCGCCGCCCAGGGCCACCGCACGGACAACGGATCGGAGCAGTATATCGTGAACCGCAGCGCGGCCGAGGCGCTTGGTTTCCGCACGCCCGACGAGGCCATCGGCCAGCAGCTGCGCATCCGAACCGGCAACGGCGGGCTGGACTATATTGACCGCGGCACGATCGTGGGCGTCACGGACGACTTCAATTACACCACCTCGTTCGAGGTCACCCAGCCGCTGCTGGTCGTCCACCGTGCTTTTTTCCAGCATTGCCTCATGGTGCGGCTCGATCCGGACCGCAGGGACGAGGCGCTTGACAGTTTTCGGCGCGTCTGGGCGGCCGTGAATCCGGGCTACCCCGCGCAGTACACCTACCTCAGCGACGTCTACGACGGCGTCTATGCCAGCGAACGCTACGCCGAGCGCCTCACGCGGATCTTCGCGGCGCTTTGCCTGGCCGTTGCGACGCTGGGGCTGATCATCGTCATGGCGTTTGTCATCCGCCGGCGGACGAAGGAGATCGGCATCCGCAAGATCAACGGCGCGCGACCGTCGGACATCGTCCGTATGCTCAACTACCGGTTCGTCCTCTGGATCGGCGTGGCCTTCCTCCTGGCCGCACCCGCCGCCTACCTGCTGATGACGCGCTGGCTGGAGAACTTCGCCGCTCCGGCGCCCCTCGACTGGTGGCTCTTTGGGCTCACGGGCCTCGGTGTGCTGGTCATTTCGGTGGCCGCCGTCTCGTGGCAGAGCTGGCGCGCCGCTACGATCAACCCTGTGGACACGTTGAAGCTCGAATAA